One Triticum dicoccoides isolate Atlit2015 ecotype Zavitan chromosome 4B, WEW_v2.0, whole genome shotgun sequence genomic window carries:
- the LOC119295407 gene encoding exocyst complex component EXO70B1-like, whose amino-acid sequence MERIPIPIAMLPQKSSSFSQATIREDKLGRNLSLGAIKLNEHIERAKKDAAEAAGDKKAAAGGGEGAPPDGSGVGETPEPPPHEEPDLAELSAEVDAFLASRDGDAPLSISEVTLDRFASAVEVEIAQSEEKEGKWALGEGGEQPLLLAAIKRIVTLASALTATGGGNGTEGAVKYTIGVHRVTGVLHRSMTFLEDELHALLEDPCLAKTPKASESGSATAKSMKRPPSFGQGGDPDRPVVPPTEGGSAGDDASLFQPFPAETVDHLRAMAEVMITAGYETECIQVFLVARRNALDATMQSLGYEKASIDDVVKMSWEGLESEIGTWIKAFRHILNAGLSAEHDLCVRVFVGRNAGLGRDIFADLARCAMLQMFNFTEAVAMTKRAAEKLFKVLDMYEAIRDGAPVVDGLISTNKAEGGENSSGAEALADLKSELASVRSRLGESAAAIFCDLESSIRADAGKQPVPGGAVHPLTRYLMNYLKYACEYKNTLEQVFREFHRPDAVDSPGHEGESNPFAAQLMEVMELLHGNLEAKSKLYKDLALSSIFLMNNGRYMLQKIRGSPEINAVVGEAWARKRSTDLRQYHKNYQRETWGRVLNVLRDDGGITVKGHVQKPVLKERFKQFNAAIDEIQRTQGAWVVSDEQLQSELRVSITAVVVPAYRSFLGRFAQHFTAGRQTEKYIKLSADDLEGIIEELFEGSAGSMSRRRN is encoded by the coding sequence ATGGAGAGGATACCGATACCAATCGCGATGCTGCCGCAGAAGTCGAGCAGCTTCTCTCAGGCCACCATCCGCGAGGATAAGCTCGGCCGCAACCTCTCCCTCGGCGCCATCAAGCTAAATGAGCACATCGAGCGCGCCAAGAAGGATGCCGCCGAAGCCGCCGGCGATAAGAAGGCGGCAGCGGGTGGCGGAGAGGGTGCCCCCCCGGACGGCTCCGGGGTCGGTGagacgcccgagccgccgccgcatgAGGAGCCTGACCTCGCCGAGCTCTCTGCGGAGGTCGACGCCTTCCTCGCAAGCCGGGACGGGGACGCCCCGCTGAGCATCTCGGAGGTGACGCTCGACAGGTTCGCCTCCGCCGTGGAGGTGGAGATAGCGCAGTCGGAGGAAAAGGAGGGTAAGTGGGCGCTGGGGGAGGGCGGCGAGCAGCCGCTTCTCCTCGCCGCGATCAAGCGCATCGTCACGCTCGCATCCGCGCTCACCGCAACCGGTGGCGGCAATGGCACGGAGGGGGCCGTCAAGTACACCATTGGCGTACACCGCGTCACCGGCGTGCTCCACCGCTCCATGACGTTCCTCGAGGACGAGCTCCACGCGCTGCTCGAGGACCCATGCCTCGCCAAAACGCCCAAGGCCAGCGAGTCCGGCAGCGCTACCGCCAAGTCCATGAAGCGCCCGCCGTCGTTCGGGCAAGGTGGCGACCCAGATCGGCCCGTCGTACCTCCCACTGAGGGCGGCAGTGCAGGCGACGACGCCTCCCTGTTCCAGCCGTTCCCCGCGGAGACCGTGGACCATCTCCGCGCCATGGCCGAGGTCATGATCACCGCGGGCTACGAGACGGAGTGCATACAGGTGTTCCTCGTGGCGCGCAGGAACGCGCTGGACGCCACGATGCAAAGCCTCGGGTACGAGAAGGCGAGCATTGACGATGTGGTGAAGATGTCATGGGAGGGGCTCGAGTCGGAGATCGGGACATGGATCAAGGCGTTCCGGCACATcctcaacgccggcctctccgccgAGCACGACCTCTGCGTCCGTGTATTCGTTGGCCGCAACGCCGGCCTTGGCCGCGATATCTTTGCGGACCTGGCCCGCTGCGCCATGCTCCAGATGTTTAACTTCACGGAGGCCGTGGCTATGACCAAGCGCGCCGCCGAGAAGCTCTTCAAGGTGCTCGACATGTACGAGGCTATCCGCGATGGAGCCCCCGTCGTGGACGGCCTCATCTCCACGAACAAAGCCGAAGGCGGCGAGAACAGCAGCGGCGCCGAAGCGCTGGCCGACCTCAAGTCCGAGCTCGCGTCTGTGCGGTCCCGCCTAGGCGagtcggccgccgccatcttctgCGACCTTGAGAGCTCCATCCGTGCCGACGCCGGAAAGCAGCCTGTCCCCGGCGGTGCGGTGCACCCGCTGACACGCTACCTGATGAACTACCTCAAGTACGCGTGCGAATACAAGAACACGCTGGAGCAGGTGTTCCGGGAGTTCCACCGGCCGGACGCCGTCGACTCCCCCGGGCACGAAGGCGAGAGCAACCCGTTCGCGGCGCAGCTGATGGAGGTGATGGAGCTCCTCCACGGGAACCTGGAGGCCAAGTCGAAGCTGTACAAGGACCTGGCGCTGAGCAGCATCTTCCTGATGAACAACGGGCGGTACATGCTGCAGAAGATCCGGGGCTCGCCGGAGATCAACGCGGTGGTCGGCGAGGCGTGGGCGAGGAAGCGGTCGACGGACCTCCGGCAGTACCACAAGAACTACCAGCGCGAGACGTGGGGCCGCGTGCTGAACGTGCTCCGCGACGACGGCGGGATCACGGTGAAGGGGCACGTGCAGAAGCCGGTGCTCAAGGAACGGTTCAAGCAGTTCAACGCGGCCATAGACGAGATCCAGCGGACGCAGGGCGCGTGGGTGGTGAGCGACGAGCAGCTGCAGTCGGAGCTCCGGGTATCCATCACCGCCGTCGTGGTGCCGGCGTACCGGTCCTTCCTCGGCCGCTTCGCGCAGCACTTCACCGCGGGGAGGCAGACGGAGAAGTACATCAAGTTGAGCGCAGACGACCTCGAGGGCATCATCGAGGAGCTCTTCGAGGGCAGCGCCGGGTCCATGTCAAGGAGAAGAAATTAA